The genomic stretch TTGTTTTTTTTGAGGATTCAGTTGTTGTAATCGAACCAGTTGCTCAGCGGTATATTGATGCCGAGCTAAGATCTCAATCGCTTTAAAGCGTTGTTTTGCGGTAGATGAATTCGCTGTTTCATGCATCACCAGAAGAGCACCAACAAAGGCGAGTACCATGATTGGGACGAAAATTAAAGCAATCAACTGCCCATAGGCATGGTTGAGTTTTAAACGTTTGTAGAGCTTTCTGTTGAAATTAGACATGACTCGAGCCACTTTTTCCCCATGCCGCGCATATTAACATGCTTTAGAAAAAATGATGGTGCTTTAAACGGTCAGATTAAAAAGCGATGAAATGGGTGCAGCTTGGGTTATTTTTTCATACAATAGCGGCACCTCGTTCAAGGTTGATACCATGCGCCATATTTCACCAGATTTTTCAACTGACCAATTTAAACTTGATGATTATGTTGGAAAAACCCCTTTAGTTCGTTTGCAGCGCTTGGCCAGCCATACTCAAGCAACCGTATTGGCGAAGCTAGAAGGAAATAATCCAGCTGGTTCTGTGAAAGATCGTCCAGCATATAACATGATTATGCAAGCGGAAAAGCGCGGTGAAATAAAGCCTGGGGATACCTTGATTGAAGCCACTAGTGGCAATACCGGTATTGCATTGGCGATGGTTGCAGCCATGCGTGGCTATAAAATGAAATTGATCATGCCAGACAACATGAGCCAAGAACGCAAAGATGCGATGCGTGCTTATGGGGCTGAATTGATTGAAGTGACCAAACAACAAGGCATGGAAGGTGCGCGCGACCTTGCACTTGAGATGCAACAAAATGGACAAGGCTTTGTGCTGAATCAGTTTGGCAATCCAGACAATGTTGAAGCGCATTATCTCACTACGGGTCCTGAAATTTGGGCGGAAACGGGCGGTAAAATCACCCATTTTGTCAGTTCAATGGGAACCACAGGCACCATCATGGGGGTGTCTAAATATTTAAAAGAACAAAACCCAGATATTCAAGTGATTGGCCTACAGCCTGAAGATGGCGCCAGCATTGCGGGGATTCGTCGTTGGCCAGAAGCCTATTTGCCATCTATTTTTGAGCGTAGCCGTGTGGATCAAACTTTAGATATTCCGCAAATTGAAGCTGAAAAAACCATGCGTCAATTGGCACGCCAAGAAGGCATTAGTGCTGGAACATCATCGGGTGGTGCGGTTTGGGCCTCGTTACGTATTGCTGAACAAAATCCAAATGCTGTCATTGTGTGCATTGTATGTGATCGCGGCGATCGTTATTTATCAACAGGTCTGTTTTCGGTTGAAGACTAAGTTGACGCTTTGGTTTAGTATTGAATTGAAGATTGTATTGGCGTCTTGAACGTTCAATAGAACCAACAGAATTGAAGTCAGGTAACTTGGGAGTACGTCTGCGCTATGCGCCTGCCAGTTTTAGTGTTTGATATTGAGACGCTGACCGATTTGAAATCGGGCGCGCATTTATATGGGCTAGATCTAGAACAAGCCGATTTAGAACAGGCTTTGACCAAGTTGCGTCGCCAAGAGTCAGGTATGGATTTTCAGCGCTTGCCGCTGCACGAAATTGTCTGTATCTCAGGCTTATGGATCGATGAAAATGGTGGTATGCGCCTGTTTTCATTCAGCCAAGCGCAATGGAGCGAAGCAGAAATTCTAAGCAAGTTTTTATCTATTTTTGATAAACGTCATCCGACTTTAGTCAGTTGGAATGGTTCGCAGTTTGATTTACCTGTAATCTTATTCCGTGCGATGTATCATGGCTTGTCAGCGCCAAGTTTGTTTGATCAAGGTGAAATTGATCAGCAGAAACGCTATAATAACTACCAAAATCGCTACCACCATCGTCATGTTGATTTAATGGATGTGATGGCCATGTTTAATGGTCGCCATTTTCAAAAGCTTGATGATGTTGCGCACTTACTTGGCTATCCGGGTAAGCGTGGGGTTTCTGGTTACTTTATTCCTGACTATGTGAAACATCAGCAATGGCTCGAACTGAGTAGTTACTGTGAAGGTGATGTCTTAAATACATGGTTGATCTATTTGCGTTGGAGCTTGTTAAAAGGCCAAATGCTGAGTGAAGACCATCGCTTATGGATTGAAGCCACGATTACTTACTTACAAACACAACCTCAGCAACAAGATTTTTTACAGTCTTGGCGCGAGACGTCGCAGCACACTGCGTTTACAGCGTCAGATTTTTCTGGCCCTCTCTGATTAGGTCGAATTTTGAAACGTCGCTTCAAAGCTCCAACATCTGCATTACCCCATTATGTTTTTCAAGTTGAACGTCTTTCCCA from Acinetobacter pullicarnis encodes the following:
- the cysM gene encoding cysteine synthase CysM translates to MRHISPDFSTDQFKLDDYVGKTPLVRLQRLASHTQATVLAKLEGNNPAGSVKDRPAYNMIMQAEKRGEIKPGDTLIEATSGNTGIALAMVAAMRGYKMKLIMPDNMSQERKDAMRAYGAELIEVTKQQGMEGARDLALEMQQNGQGFVLNQFGNPDNVEAHYLTTGPEIWAETGGKITHFVSSMGTTGTIMGVSKYLKEQNPDIQVIGLQPEDGASIAGIRRWPEAYLPSIFERSRVDQTLDIPQIEAEKTMRQLARQEGISAGTSSGGAVWASLRIAEQNPNAVIVCIVCDRGDRYLSTGLFSVED
- a CDS encoding 3'-5' exonuclease — protein: MRLPVLVFDIETLTDLKSGAHLYGLDLEQADLEQALTKLRRQESGMDFQRLPLHEIVCISGLWIDENGGMRLFSFSQAQWSEAEILSKFLSIFDKRHPTLVSWNGSQFDLPVILFRAMYHGLSAPSLFDQGEIDQQKRYNNYQNRYHHRHVDLMDVMAMFNGRHFQKLDDVAHLLGYPGKRGVSGYFIPDYVKHQQWLELSSYCEGDVLNTWLIYLRWSLLKGQMLSEDHRLWIEATITYLQTQPQQQDFLQSWRETSQHTAFTASDFSGPL